In the Micromonospora narathiwatensis genome, one interval contains:
- a CDS encoding RNA polymerase subunit sigma-70, with amino-acid sequence MNVAVDATRFAELTRRHHRELRVHCYRLLGSLDAAEDHVQEVFLRAWRSREAFEERASARTWLYRIATNACLDTLRRTTPPLQPYPDHLLDERPGPDAVAIGRETISLAFLAAIQLLPPRQRAVLILRDVLSWTAGETAALLGTSVPAANSALQRARATLRERWPGGRLEWSPAALPDPAQRELLARYIAAHERADPQALVDLLHEDIRLTIEPGVGEWNGRAAVARALRRDMNTPGRWRMLPTAANRQPAVAAYVRGAGDTVFRSFALIVLRPEAGLLAAMDVFETPGLFAAFGLPATLDDEQPTAPLMSR; translated from the coding sequence ATGAACGTTGCTGTGGACGCCACGAGGTTCGCGGAACTGACCCGTCGGCACCACCGCGAGCTGCGGGTCCATTGTTACCGGCTGCTCGGGTCGCTGGACGCGGCCGAGGACCACGTGCAGGAGGTGTTCCTGCGGGCATGGCGGTCCAGGGAGGCGTTCGAGGAACGTGCCAGCGCCCGAACCTGGCTGTACCGCATCGCCACGAACGCCTGCCTCGACACCCTGCGCCGGACGACCCCGCCGCTGCAGCCGTACCCGGATCATCTGCTCGACGAGCGTCCCGGCCCCGACGCCGTGGCCATCGGCCGCGAGACGATCTCCCTGGCGTTCCTCGCCGCGATCCAGCTCCTGCCGCCCCGCCAGCGGGCCGTGCTCATCCTGCGCGACGTGCTGTCCTGGACTGCGGGCGAGACGGCCGCGCTGCTCGGCACGAGCGTGCCGGCCGCCAACAGCGCTCTGCAACGGGCCCGGGCCACGCTGCGCGAACGGTGGCCGGGTGGCCGCCTGGAGTGGTCGCCCGCAGCGCTTCCGGACCCGGCGCAGCGCGAGTTGTTGGCGCGGTACATCGCCGCGCACGAGCGGGCGGACCCGCAGGCCCTGGTCGACCTGCTTCACGAGGACATCCGGCTGACCATCGAGCCGGGCGTCGGCGAGTGGAACGGCAGGGCCGCGGTCGCCCGAGCGTTGCGCCGGGACATGAACACCCCCGGCCGGTGGCGGATGCTACCGACGGCCGCGAACCGCCAGCCGGCGGTCGCCGCCTACGTCCGCGGCGCCGGCGACACCGTGTTCCGCTCCTTCGCGCTGATCGTGCTGCGCCCCGAGGCGGGCCTCCTCGCCGCGATGGACGTGTTCGAGACGCCCGGCCTGTTCGCCGCCTTCGGCCTCCCGGCGACCCTGGACGACGAACAGCCGACCGCGCCTCTCATGAGTCGTTGA
- a CDS encoding dihydrofolate reductase family protein: MAIVEVDISMSVDGFVTGPDLDTWPGFGRGGERLHAWLGHDAGRRLSEATFAASGAVVTSRRVYEDTNGWADQDGFYRMPVFVVTHRPHEAVRRGDTAFTFVTGGVAAAIEAAVAAAADRRVHVMGGASIIRQALRSGLVDQLRLHIVPLLLGAGTALFDGAGPELEHQDTVDTPEATHVTYRVGRIGPGPARAEPGDPA; the protein is encoded by the coding sequence ATGGCGATTGTTGAGGTGGACATCTCGATGTCGGTGGACGGGTTCGTCACCGGGCCCGACCTGGACACCTGGCCCGGCTTCGGCAGGGGCGGCGAGCGGCTGCACGCGTGGCTCGGGCACGACGCGGGGCGGCGGCTGAGCGAGGCGACGTTCGCCGCGTCCGGCGCTGTGGTGACGAGCCGGAGGGTGTACGAGGACACCAACGGCTGGGCCGACCAGGACGGCTTCTACCGGATGCCGGTCTTCGTCGTGACGCACCGGCCGCACGAGGCGGTACGCCGGGGCGACACCGCGTTCACGTTCGTGACCGGCGGGGTCGCCGCCGCGATCGAGGCGGCCGTGGCCGCCGCCGCCGACAGGCGGGTGCACGTGATGGGCGGCGCGTCGATCATCCGGCAGGCGCTGCGGAGCGGCCTGGTCGACCAGCTCCGCCTGCACATCGTTCCGCTGCTGCTGGGGGCCGGCACCGCCCTGTTCGACGGTGCCGGCCCGGAGCTGGAGCACCAGGACACGGTGGACACACCGGAGGCCACGCATGTGACGTACCGGGTCGGGCGGATCGGACCCGGACCGGCCCGGGCCGAGCCAGGCGATCCGGCCTAG
- the ilvD gene encoding dihydroxy-acid dehydratase — protein sequence MPELRSRTSTHGRTMAGARALWRATGMTDDDFGKPIVAIANSFTQFVPGHVHLKDLGGLVADAVAEAGGVGREFNTIAVDDGIAMGHGGMLYSLPSRELIADAVEYMVNAHCADALVCISNCDKITPGMLLAALRLNIPTVFVSGGPMEAGKTVAIEGIVHSKIDLIDAMIASSNEAVTDDQLGQIERSACPTCGSCSGMFTANSMNCLTEAIGLALPGNGSTLATHAARRSLFVEAGRTAVAIAKRWYDSDDASVLPRSIANRAAFENAVALDVAMGGSTNTVLHLLAAAREAELDFGVSDIDAISRRVPCLAKVAPNSPQYHMEDVHRAGGIPAILGEMDRAGLLHRDVHAVHSPSLAQWLADWDVRGGSATPAAVELFHAAPGGVRTTEPFSTTNRWSSLDTDAAGGCVRDREHAYSADGGLAILHGNLAPDGCVVKTAGVPEECLTFRGPAKVYESQDDAVSAILAKEVAAGDVVVIRYEGPKGGPGMQEMLYPTSFLKGRGLGRSCALLTDGRFSGGTSGLSIGHVSPEAASGGLIALVQEGDEIVIDIPARSIHLDVPDDVLQARRVAEEKRDRPYTPADRQRPVSAALRAYASMATSASDGAYRRVPE from the coding sequence ATGCCTGAGCTGCGGTCGAGGACCTCCACCCACGGTCGGACGATGGCCGGCGCCCGGGCCCTGTGGCGGGCCACCGGGATGACCGACGACGACTTCGGCAAGCCGATCGTCGCCATCGCCAACAGTTTCACCCAGTTCGTACCCGGCCACGTACACCTCAAGGACCTCGGCGGACTGGTGGCCGACGCGGTGGCCGAGGCCGGCGGCGTGGGCCGGGAGTTCAACACCATCGCCGTGGACGACGGCATCGCCATGGGCCACGGCGGCATGCTCTACTCGCTTCCCAGCCGGGAGCTGATCGCCGACGCGGTGGAATACATGGTCAACGCGCACTGCGCGGACGCCCTGGTCTGCATCTCCAACTGCGACAAGATCACTCCGGGCATGCTGCTGGCCGCGCTGCGGCTCAACATCCCGACCGTCTTCGTCTCCGGCGGCCCGATGGAGGCCGGCAAGACGGTGGCGATCGAGGGCATCGTGCACTCCAAGATCGACCTGATCGACGCGATGATCGCCTCGTCCAACGAGGCGGTCACCGACGACCAGCTCGGCCAGATCGAGCGCTCGGCCTGCCCGACCTGCGGCTCCTGCTCCGGCATGTTCACCGCCAACTCGATGAACTGCCTCACCGAGGCGATCGGCCTGGCGCTGCCCGGCAACGGGTCGACCCTGGCCACCCACGCCGCCCGCCGTTCGCTCTTCGTCGAGGCCGGCCGCACCGCCGTGGCGATCGCCAAGCGCTGGTACGACTCCGACGACGCCTCGGTGCTGCCCCGCTCGATCGCCAACCGGGCCGCATTCGAGAACGCCGTGGCGCTCGACGTGGCCATGGGCGGCTCGACCAACACCGTGCTGCACCTGCTCGCCGCCGCCCGCGAGGCGGAGCTGGACTTCGGCGTGTCCGACATCGACGCGATCTCCCGCCGGGTGCCCTGCCTGGCGAAGGTCGCGCCGAACTCGCCGCAGTACCACATGGAGGACGTGCACCGGGCCGGCGGCATCCCGGCCATCCTCGGCGAGATGGACCGGGCCGGCCTGCTCCACCGGGACGTGCACGCCGTCCACTCCCCGAGTCTGGCGCAGTGGCTGGCCGACTGGGACGTGCGGGGCGGCTCGGCCACGCCGGCGGCGGTCGAGCTGTTCCACGCCGCCCCGGGCGGGGTGCGCACCACCGAGCCGTTCTCCACCACCAACCGCTGGTCGTCGCTGGACACCGACGCGGCCGGCGGCTGCGTGCGGGACCGGGAGCACGCGTACTCCGCCGACGGCGGGCTGGCCATCCTGCACGGCAACCTGGCCCCGGACGGCTGCGTGGTGAAGACCGCCGGCGTGCCCGAGGAGTGCCTGACCTTCCGCGGCCCGGCCAAGGTCTACGAATCGCAGGACGACGCGGTGTCGGCGATCCTGGCCAAGGAGGTCGCCGCCGGGGACGTGGTGGTGATCCGGTACGAGGGCCCGAAGGGCGGCCCCGGCATGCAGGAGATGCTCTACCCCACCTCGTTCCTCAAGGGCCGCGGGCTGGGCCGCTCCTGCGCGCTGCTCACCGACGGGCGGTTCTCCGGCGGCACCTCCGGGCTCTCCATCGGCCACGTCTCCCCGGAGGCGGCCTCCGGCGGGCTGATCGCGCTGGTACAGGAGGGCGACGAGATCGTCATCGACATCCCGGCCCGCTCGATCCACCTCGACGTGCCGGACGACGTGCTCCAGGCCCGCCGGGTCGCCGAGGAGAAGCGGGACCGCCCGTACACCCCGGCCGACCGGCAGCGGCCGGTCTCCGCGGCGCTGCGCGCGTACGCCTCGATGGCCACCTCGGCCAGCGATGGCGCCTACCGCCGCGTGCCGGAGTAG
- a CDS encoding putative bifunctional diguanylate cyclase/phosphodiesterase, with translation MHPTPGVVIVVALSGLAAVSATALLAASARRRVGSHRQTHVLLAVAAGIALLSLLVGVTALLAVGDDWGHRQGQRTGWATFVSAGGTVTGLALGAALLRLPGAAATRAATARLLLDGVIMASALWFVGWVLLSEPTRLLGALTPVACVPIVLATLSAALTAGLTLIMVLRADAPRGRLVLLGLGATGVTGGGLGLSAGLCQAGPTMALAGAATLAAGLLATAAAVHRVDLPGQVDVDLIRRDGEYAFVPMFAMAASAMYHLSQGGGFDAYSIVAGSVEGFALVARQYLALNDVRGYAGRLAAREAHFRELAHTDPLTGLANRRGLLRALHRCAEAGVPCVLLGLDLDGFKNVNDMRGHDVGDAVLAEVGRRLRGNLRPGDLAARLGGDEFAVLMHGASDAEPVAERLLGVLGRPYEEADGPIFLSVSIGVAGNRGETDVALLLRNADLALRYAKQRGKNRIERYDATYDQLLRRRTMLEHEMRGAIERDELRLAFQPVASLPSVRPVGAEALLRWHHPELGNVRPDEFIPLAEECGMISKLGAWVLHQACYQLSRWLADGHDVWVSVNVSPRELHAPEYVVQVADALRAHHVPPQRLVLEVTEHAVATDLDELIRRLAALRLTGVRIALDDFGAGYSSLGQLRRLPIDILKIDHSLVAEHEPVRPIGRDGPAFAPMVDIVMRLGHHFGLEVIAEGVTSPTELAAVVAAGCRFGQGALFGWGVPAEHLEAMLEAATSPGARPHPVPPAPPVAPVRPGSSPLLPRLRSNAPASVPAPRPSEEGSSQVGSAAEGVSQRDVPTSVNQNVGSVDSSREMRQA, from the coding sequence GTGCATCCGACCCCGGGCGTGGTCATCGTCGTGGCGCTGAGCGGGCTTGCCGCCGTCAGCGCCACCGCGCTGCTGGCCGCCTCGGCCCGCCGCCGGGTCGGGTCCCACCGGCAGACCCACGTGCTGCTCGCCGTGGCCGCCGGGATCGCCCTGCTCAGCCTCCTCGTCGGGGTCACCGCCCTGCTGGCCGTCGGCGACGACTGGGGCCACCGGCAGGGGCAACGCACCGGCTGGGCGACGTTCGTCTCGGCGGGCGGCACGGTCACCGGCCTGGCGCTCGGCGCCGCCCTGCTCCGTCTGCCCGGCGCCGCGGCCACCCGGGCCGCCACCGCCCGGTTGCTGCTCGACGGCGTGATCATGGCCAGCGCGCTCTGGTTCGTCGGCTGGGTGCTCCTCAGCGAGCCGACCCGGCTGCTCGGCGCGCTCACCCCGGTCGCCTGCGTACCCATCGTGCTGGCCACGCTGAGCGCGGCGCTCACCGCCGGGCTGACCCTGATCATGGTGCTCCGGGCCGACGCGCCGCGTGGGCGGCTGGTCCTGCTCGGCCTCGGGGCGACCGGCGTCACCGGCGGCGGGCTGGGCCTGTCCGCCGGGCTCTGCCAGGCCGGCCCGACGATGGCCCTCGCCGGCGCCGCGACGCTGGCCGCGGGCCTGCTGGCCACCGCCGCGGCGGTGCACCGGGTCGACCTGCCCGGGCAGGTCGACGTCGACCTGATCCGCCGCGACGGCGAGTACGCCTTCGTGCCGATGTTCGCCATGGCCGCCTCGGCGATGTACCACCTGAGCCAGGGCGGCGGATTCGACGCCTACAGCATCGTCGCCGGCAGCGTCGAGGGCTTCGCCCTGGTGGCCCGGCAGTACCTGGCCCTCAACGACGTCCGGGGCTACGCCGGCCGGCTGGCCGCCCGGGAGGCCCACTTCCGTGAGCTGGCGCACACCGACCCGCTCACCGGCCTGGCCAACCGGCGCGGGCTGCTGCGCGCGCTGCACCGCTGCGCCGAGGCCGGCGTGCCCTGCGTCCTGCTCGGGCTGGACCTGGACGGCTTCAAGAACGTCAACGACATGCGGGGGCACGACGTCGGCGACGCGGTGCTGGCCGAGGTCGGCCGGCGGCTGCGCGGCAACCTGCGCCCGGGTGACCTGGCCGCCCGGCTGGGCGGTGACGAGTTCGCGGTGCTGATGCACGGCGCGAGCGACGCCGAGCCGGTCGCGGAACGGCTGCTCGGGGTGCTCGGCCGCCCCTACGAGGAGGCGGACGGGCCGATCTTCCTCTCGGTCAGCATCGGGGTGGCCGGCAACCGCGGGGAGACCGACGTCGCGCTGCTGCTGCGCAACGCCGACCTGGCCCTGCGCTACGCCAAGCAGCGGGGCAAGAACCGGATCGAGCGCTACGACGCCACGTACGACCAGCTGCTGCGCCGGCGCACGATGCTGGAGCACGAGATGCGCGGCGCGATCGAACGCGACGAGCTGCGGCTGGCCTTCCAGCCGGTGGCCTCGCTGCCGTCGGTGCGTCCGGTCGGCGCCGAGGCGTTGCTCCGCTGGCACCACCCCGAGCTGGGCAACGTCCGCCCGGACGAGTTCATCCCGCTCGCCGAGGAGTGCGGGATGATCTCGAAGCTCGGCGCCTGGGTGCTGCACCAGGCCTGCTACCAGCTCTCCCGCTGGCTGGCCGACGGGCACGACGTCTGGGTGTCGGTGAACGTCTCGCCGCGCGAGCTGCACGCCCCGGAGTACGTGGTGCAGGTCGCCGACGCGCTGCGCGCGCACCACGTACCGCCGCAGCGGCTGGTGCTGGAGGTCACCGAGCACGCGGTCGCCACCGACCTGGACGAGCTGATCCGGCGGCTGGCCGCGCTGCGGCTCACCGGGGTACGGATCGCGCTGGACGACTTCGGCGCGGGCTACTCGTCGCTGGGGCAGCTACGCCGGCTGCCGATCGACATCCTGAAGATCGACCACAGTCTGGTCGCCGAGCACGAGCCGGTCCGGCCGATCGGCCGGGACGGTCCGGCGTTCGCCCCGATGGTCGACATCGTGATGCGCCTCGGGCACCACTTCGGGCTGGAGGTGATCGCCGAGGGCGTCACCAGTCCGACCGAGCTGGCCGCGGTGGTGGCCGCCGGCTGCCGCTTCGGTCAGGGCGCGCTGTTCGGCTGGGGGGTGCCGGCCGAGCACCTGGAGGCGATGCTGGAGGCGGCGACCTCGCCGGGCGCGCGTCCCCACCCGGTGCCGCCGGCGCCACCGGTCGCGCCGGTCCGCCCCGGCTCGTCGCCGCTGCTGCCCCGGCTCCGGTCGAACGCACCCGCGTCGGTGCCGGCGCCCCGTCCCTCGGAAGAGGGATCTTCGCAGGTGGGATCGGCTGCGGAGGGCGTGTCGCAGCGGGACGTGCCGACGTCCGTTAACCAGAATGTGGGATCAGTTGACTCATCGCGTGAGATGCGTCAGGCTTAG